The sequence aATGATTTTTGTTTTCGCTTTTTAGCTCGCTGGTGAATACGGTCTCCGAAACAAAAGAGAGATCTGGAGAATTCAACTTACCCtctccaaggtgagtagTAATTACTCTGTGTGCGGAATTGCGAATACACCAAAACGGAAATACTGATATAGATAAAATATTGATAGATCCGACGAGCTGCTCGAGAGCTTCTTAAACTCGATGACAAAGACCCCAAGAGACTTTTCGAGGGTAACGCTTTGATTAGAAGACTTGTACGAATCGGTGTGCTTGACGATACCAGAATGAGACTCGATTACGTATTGGCTCTTAAAACTGAAGATTTCTTGGAGCGAAGATTACAAACTCAAGTTTTCAAACTTGGGTGAGTGGggatttccttttcccttgaCAATCAACATCCTTCTACAGTCCAATCGAGTTTCGCGATCTGCCACAACCCAAAACCGAAATATCAGGAAAAGATGTAGGTCGTAAGGAGGTGAAGTATACTGACATGATGTTGTTTCACATTTCAGACTCGCCAAATCAGTTCACCACGCTCGTGTCCTCATCAGACAACGACACATCAGAGTCGGTAAACAAATCGTCAACGTACCTTCATTCGTTGTCCGACTTGATTCCCAAAAGTGAGCACAATATTTTCCAGATCCATCGTTGcccatccttcttcagatcgATAACTACAACTAACTTTGATCGTATCATCAGACACATCGACTACGCTCTTAACTCTCCTTACGGTGGTGGACGAGCCGGTCgagtaaagagaaagagggcTAAGGCCGCTGctggtggtgatggtggtgaagatgccgaagaggatgacgagTAAATATTGTTAGAATAAACATAATATCTCTTCGGTCATTCTAATCGGTTCTTTGTATATGGTGCGGTGAATTGGGATGCATCGctttcatgatcattttaTTCGGCTGTTTGCGAGCGGAAAACTAACCTC comes from Kwoniella shivajii chromosome 9, complete sequence and encodes:
- a CDS encoding 40S ribosomal protein S9 — protein: MVSAPRKQSKTYKVPKRPYEAARLDAELKLAGEYGLRNKREIWRIQLTLSKIRRAARELLKLDDKDPKRLFEGNALIRRLVRIGVLDDTRMRLDYVLALKTEDFLERRLQTQVFKLGLAKSVHHARVLIRQRHIRVGKQIVNVPSFVVRLDSQKHIDYALNSPYGGGRAGRVKRKRAKAAAGGDGGEDAEEDDE